In Pecten maximus unplaced genomic scaffold, xPecMax1.1, whole genome shotgun sequence, the sequence TAACCATATAGAAATGATCGAGCTTTAATCACTATGtccatttgatattttgtagtaCAATTACCTCTGATGCGTGCCGATAGTACTGTTAGTCCCAAGAAGGAAGTACATCACTATTCCTTTGTGTACATCGCCCATCCCCGCGCCGTCACAGGTTTCTCTTGGAGGAAAACAAGCAAGTACATGCCGAGGTAAGATACATGTGTCCATATCATTGATAATAAACAGCAACATTGAAAAACGTGTGTAAACTGTAAAACACTTAAATATACTGGCTGTTCATTAtcattgttgatattttactCATGTATTAAATGAAATAGGAGATAAATAGCTTAAGATACAGTCGTGAATGTATTACAGCAGTATATGTATCTAGTCCTGAAATGGTCAGACTTTTCTCCGGGTCAGTTGTGAGGATTACATCAATTTTACCAGAGTCAAACATTGTTTATGTGGGGTAAGAAAAAGTTTGAGTTATCATGAGTATTTGAGTTATATTCTATGTAGAGATATCAGAGAGATGGAGTAACTTAGAGTGTTTGAGATATCAGAGTTTCACTGTACCTAGAAAAGCATAATTTAAAAGGTCTTGTTGATGTGAACAAGTTatattggggttttttttcgtAGGGGCTCGGTGGCCAACATGCTTGTGACATCCTGTGCTGATAATGTCTGTCGACTGTGGTGTGAAACCATCCTTCCTGATGATGGACTCGTTGACCTTGAACAATTTGATCCTGCCACGACCTCCGAAAGAAAGTTTCATACTCACCGACATAAAAAACGCTTCATGCAACGTCTTAAAACCATCAGGTAAGTAGAGATTAGATAGAAAGAAGAAAGGAAATGAGGTAAAAATCAATCTAAAGTTTAATCGAACAAATATCTGAGATAAAATAAGGTAAACCAATCAGCATATGACTTTCAAAAGACGCCCTTTGTTTAACTTACTTTCTGAGATGATAGTAGGGAAAGAACGAATTGAATTTGGAGCCTACAAGCGTATCCGTCATAGCACAGTGGTATTTATAGGATTTCTATTCATTACTAACCGGTAGTATAACAACTAACCAAATAGTTTCTAGATTTGTTAGTGCGATGTTGTTATCTGGTAGAAGTAGTTCTATTACAGAAAAGCTCTTTGACTTTGGAATATAATGTTCAATATTCTAAATCCACATACTAATAAAACAACCTGTCTCTCTTTCATACTAACATTGTGTTGTGGTTGTTTATATTTGACATAACACACTTAGCTTATACTGTAATGAATCTTAAATTCAAACCAACTATTTTTACGTTTCCagaatttgtttttcttgtgGTATAAATTGGGCCAAATATTGGTTTTTGTGCTCCATTTTCTTCTTCAATAATTCCTAACAGTATTTGAATTACCGGTATATTCAACCTTATATTTCCCCAGCAGatgtaaatcaaattttaacTATGACTCAGTTTCTGCCATtaggtaataagcccacctgtgGCTAGTGCAGTTCATTAGACATGTCAATAAAAACAAGCTTATCTTTATTTTAGCTGAAGTTTTTGTGTTGGACACTTGGGcatattataaatgatttagaTAATTCTCATGTTAATCATCGGGAAACTACATCTTGTTCTCTAAAACAGTATTGTAGAACAGGAGTTCACCGCCAGTAGGCAAGTGACTTTTATCAACCTTGAGAACCTTTGGTTGTGGTATTCCAATATTTTTCATTAGCAGTATGTTTATTTCAATCAGTATGGTTATGGGATGAAAATTACAATTCAACTTGTTAggacaaatacaaaaatatcatgtaaatagataaatagctatataataataaattaaaatcaaaattcattttttgtaTATCACTTAAAGGTGAGAGGTTTGTTATAATTGACTCAAaagaattgaaaattatgacattttttgaagtttaaatGGCATGTGATGTGGATATTGAATgtgttaattttgatattttcttttctctcCTACAAGACTTCACACACACTTCTTTGAAAGGTATGCTGTTAATTGTATTGCTGCCTTCTACAACTGTCATTGTTGTGTATGCTATTTTGATAATCCAGCATTCATATATACCTATTTATTACATATCAGTGTAACAAAGTCAATTATTTTTGTCCCTTTTTTGTGTACTTACTTGTATATAAAGTCCTGATTCTGTGTCCGTATGATTGAGCAACATCCACATCCACTAGtgagtaatccactcagtaaggtctataggactggggtattgagtaatccactcagtaaggtctgtaggactggggtattgagttatccactcagtaaggtctgtaggactggaGTATTGAGttatccactcagtaaggtctgtaggactggggtattgagttatccactcagtaaggtctgtaggactggggtattgagtaatccactcagtaaggtctgtaggactggggtattgagtaatccactcagtaaggtctgtaggactggggtattgagtaatccactcagtaaggtctgtaggactggggtattgagttaTCCACTtagtaaggtctgtaggactggggtattgagttaTCCACTtagtaaggtctgtaggactggggtattgagtaatccacgcagaaaggtctgtaggactggggtattgagtaatccCCTCAGTAAGGTatgtaggactggggtattgaggtatccactcagtaaggtctataggactggggtattgagtaatcaACTCAttaaggtctgtaggactgggttattgagtaatccactcagtaaggtctgtaggactggggtattgaggtatccactcagtaaggtctgtaggactggggtattgagttaTCCACTTAGTAAGGTTtataggactggggtattgagtaatccacttagtaaggtctataggactgggtattgagtaatccactcagtaaggtctgtaggactggggtattgagtaatccactcagtaaggtctgtaggactggggtattgagttatccactcagtaaggtctgtaggactggggtattgagttaTCCACTTAGTAAGGTTtataggactggggtattgagtaatccacttagtaaggtctataggactggggtattgagtaatccactcagtaaggtctgtaggactggggtattgagtaatccactcagtaaggtctgtaggactggggtattgagttaTCCACTTAGTAAGGTTtataggactggggtattgagtaatccactTAGTAAGGTCTATAGGACTGGGTATTGAGTTATCCACTTAGTAAGGTctataggactggggtattgagttatccactcagtaaggtctgtaggactgggtattgagtaatccacttagtaaggtctataggactggggtattgaggtatccactcagtaaggtctgtaggactgggtATAGAGTAATCCACTTAGTAAGGTctataggactggggtattgagtaatccactcagtaaggtctgtaggactaATGTATTGAGttatccactcagtaaggtctgtaggactgggtattgagtaatccactcagtaaggtctgtaggactggggtattgagtaacCCACTtagtaaggtctgtaggactggggtattgagtaatccactcagtaaggtctgtaggactggggtattgaggtatccactcagtaaggtctgtaggactggggtattgagtaatccactcagtaaggtctgtaggactggggtattgaggtATCAcctcagtaaggtctgtaggactggggtattgagtaatccactcagtaaggtctgtaggactggggtattgagttaTCCACTCACTAAGGTGtataggactggggtattgagtaatccactcagtaatgtctgtaggactggggtattgagtaatccactcagtaaggtctataggactggggtattgagtaatccactcagtaaggtctgtaggactggggtattgagtaatccactcagtaaggtctgtaggactggggtattgagtaatccactcagtaaggtctgtaggactgagGTATTGAGgtatccactcagtaaggtctgtaggactaGGGTATTGAGgtatccactcagtaaggtctgtaggactaGGGTATTGAGGTttcagtaaggtctgtaggactggggtattgaggtttcagtaaggtctgtaggactggggtattgaggtatccactcagtaaggtctgtaggactggggtattgagttatccactcagtaaggtctataggactggggtattgagtaatccactcagtaaggtctgtaggactggggtattgagtaatccactcagtaaggtctgtagtactggggtattgagtaatccactcagtaaggtctgtaggactggggtattgagtaatccactcagtaaggtctgtaggactggaGTATTGAGgtatccactcagtaaggtctgtaggactggggtattgaggtatccactcagtaaggtctgtaggactggggtatttAGTAatcagtaaggtctgtaggactggggtgTTGAGttatccactcagtaaggtctgtaggactcGGGTATTGAGgtatccactcagtaaggtctgtaggactggggtatttAGTAatcagtaaggtctgtaggactggggtattgaggtatccactcagtaaggtctgtaggactggggtattgagtaatccactcagtaatgtctgtaggactggggtattgaggtatccactcagtaaggtctgtaggactggggtattgagtaatccactcagtaaggtctgtaggactggggtattgagtaatccactcagtaaggtctgtaggactggggtattgagtaatccactcagtaaggtctataggactggggtattgagtaatcagtaaggtctataggactggggtattgagtaatccactcagtaaggtctgtaggactggggtattgagtaatccactcagtaaggtgtataggactggggtattgagttatccactcagtaaggtctgtaggactggggtattgagtaatcagtaaggtctataggactggggtattgagtaatccactcagtaaggtctatAGGACGAgggtattgagtaatccactcagtaaggtctgtaggactggggtattgagttatccactcagtaaggtctgtaggactggggtattgagtaatccacttagtaaggtctgtaggactggggtattgaggtatccactcagtaaggtctataggactggggtattgagttatccactcagtaaggtctgtaggactgagGTATTGAGTTATCCACTTAGTAAGGTctataggactggggtattgagtaatccactcagtaaggtctgtaggactaGGGTATTGAGttatccactcagtaaggtctgtaggactggggtattgagtaatccactcagtaaggtctgtaggactggggtattgagttatccactcagtaaggtctgtaggactggggtattgagtaatccactcagtaagctctgtaggactggggtattgagttaTCCACTTAGTAAGGTctataggactggggtattgagtaatccactcagtaaggtctgtaggactggggtattgagttatccactcagtaaggtctataggactggggtattgagtaatccactcagtaaggtctgtaggactgagGTATTGAGTTATCCACTTAGTAAGGTctataggactggggtattgagtaatccactcagtaaggtctgtaggactggggtattgagttatccactcagtaaggtctgtaggactggggtattgagtaatcagtaaggtctgtaggactggggtattgagtaatccactcagtaaggtctgtaggactggggtattgagttatccactcagtaaggtctataggactggggtattgaggtatccactcagtaaggtatatatgactggggtattgagttatccactcagtaaggtctataggactggggtattgagtaatccactcagtaaggtctataggactggggtattgagtaatccactcagtaaggtctgtaggactggggtattgagtaatccactcagtaaggtatgtaggactggggtattgagtaatccactcagtaaggtctgtaggactagggtattgagtaatccactcagtaaggtctgtaggactggggtattgagtaatccactcagtaaggtctataggactggggtattgagtaatccactcagtaaggtctataggactgggatattgagtaatccactcagtaaggtctgtaggactggggtattgagtaatccactcagtaaggtctgtaggactggggtattgagtaatccactcagtaaggtctgtaggactggggtatgGAGTTATCCACTCTGTAAGGTATATAtgactggggtattgagtaatccactcagtaaggtctgtaggactggggtattgagtaatccaTTCAGTAAGatctgtaggactggggtattgaggtatccactcagtaaggtctgtaggactggggtattgaggtATCAGTAAGGTctataggactggggtattgagtaatccattcagtaaggtctgtaggactggggtattgaggtATCAGTAAGGTCTATAGGACTGGGTATTGAGTAATCCATTCAGTAAGatctgtaggactggggtattgaggtatccactcagtaaggtctgtaggactggggtattgagtaatccactcagtaaggtctgtaggactggggtattgagtaatccactcagtaaggtctgtaggactggggtattgagtaatcagtaaggtctgtaggactggggcattgagtaatccactcagtaaggtctgtaggactggggtattgagtatTCCACTCACTCAGGTAtataggactggggtattgagtaatccactcagtaaggtctgtaggactggggtattgagta encodes:
- the LOC117318429 gene encoding dmX-like protein 2, with the translated sequence QLPLMRADSTVSPKKEVHHYSFVYIAHPRAVTGFSWRKTSKYMPRGSVANMLVTSCADNVCRLWCETILPDDGLVDLEQFDPATTSERKFHTHRHKKRFMQRLKTIRHAIHKRRKHHKFGPDTLMSMANLSSINSVASIHDFHKFALHNNGVAPPLHFHLAASINPET